A stretch of the Uranotaenia lowii strain MFRU-FL chromosome 3, ASM2978415v1, whole genome shotgun sequence genome encodes the following:
- the LOC129757328 gene encoding polyserase-2-like has product MGSVVWFAVIVALSLLHSVPVSSDAIDDNNAQYRCGVPRRFGEQLIHHARDSEPGQWPWHVALYHGKTKSTRVYKCGGTLIDQKHILTAAHCVVRPGSGRPMATNQITVHLGKYNLNDNVKRVQIKVVENIHVHPNFTRNRHDIAILELINPAKFSDYVIPICLSDPIGVSEDLAGERGWVAGWGITETGNISETLKTTQMPVVNNTECVSSDFLLFGRYISAAVFCASDRNGTSVCGGDSGGGMYFSSGGNYEIRGIVSFAGKTENGSCDTNKYIIFMNVAYYHGWIRSITFGETNWVDIHQPKRISERKCLEYAKFAKKEKNGECQNARKPHEVQIFSLGPVCFGNIISERFVINAIDPCIRERGTDRKPEDLQIYHDRKFLTFKTIYLHPEFVNQNRGVNLALMELAEPLELGGRLIPACLANADSENLYDDLRKEFRGIRIYHWLDDNKNHLMPRDECLKAYGNVTSNPLLPFESCATLEVRETYHSWQFPGIPVQKFNSRSCQFTILGLSMREFHDGELLVFVRVAPVLEWIERIVWAKEIEESRAAETTTSRSIPLETTAAPSRTSVMSLVRKRRPQN; this is encoded by the exons ATGGGATCAGTTGTGTGGTTTGCGGTAATAGTAGCGCTATCGCTACTCCACAGTGTTCCGGTATCGTCAGACGCAATCGATGATAACAATGCCCAGTATCGGTGTGGAGTTCCGAGGCGTTTCGGGGAGCAGCTCATCCATCACGCACGGGATAGCGAGCCGGGTCAATGGCCCTGGCACGTTGCCCTGTACCATGGAAAGACGAAAAGCACCCGGGTGTACAAGTGTGGAGGAACTCTGATCGATCAAAAACACATCCTCACGGCGGCCCATTGCGTGGTTCGACCCGGCAGCGGGAGACCTATGGCCACGAATCAAATCACGGTGCATCTTGGGAAATATAATCTGAACGACAACGTGAAGCGGGTCCAGATTAAGGTGGTTGAGAATATTCACGTCCATCCGAATTTCACCCGGAATCGGCACGACATTGCTATTCTGGAGCTGATAAATCCGGCCAAGTTCAGCGACTACGTCATCCCGATCTGTCTGAGTGACCCGATCGGAGTGTCAGAGGATTTGGCGGGAGAGCGAGGATGGGTCGCCGGGTGGGGAATCACTGAAACGGGCAACATCTCGGAGACGCTCAAAACCACCCAGATGCCAGTTGTTAACAATACGGAGTGCGTTAGTAGTGATTTTCTGCTCTTTGGGCGGTACATATCAGCGGCAGTTTTTTGCGCTAGCGATCGAAATG GAACCAGTGTATGTGGGGGCGATAGTGGAGGTGGAATGTACTTCAGCTCCGGAGGCAACTACGAAATCCGGGGGATAGTTTCTTTTGCTGGGAAAACCGAAAACGGAAGCTGTGACACTAACAAGTACATCATTTTTATGAACGTTGCCTACTATCATGGCTGGATTAGGTCTATCACGTTTGGGGAGACCAACTGGGTGGACATTCATCAACCGAAACGGATCAGCGAGAGAA aatgccTGGAGTATGCGAAATTTGCCAAGAAGGAGAAAAACGGAGAATGTCAGAACGCGAGAAAACCACATGAG GTTCAAATTTTTAGCTTGGGCCCAGTTTGTTTTGGAAACATAATCAGCGAGCGATTCGTCATCAATGCGATTGATCCTTGTATCAGAGAACGAGGAACGGATAG AAAACCTGAAGACCTACAGATTTACCATGATAGAAAATTTCTCACCTTCAAGACAATTTACCTGCATCCGGAGTTTGTCAACCAGAATCGAGGAGTTAATCTGGCCCTAATGGAACTAGCGGAACCTTTGGAGCTAGGCGGCCGTCTGATTCCGGCCTGTTTGGCCAACGCCGATAGTGAGAATCTATATGACGACCTCAGGAAAGAATTTCGTGGAATAA GAATTTACCACTGGCTGGATGATAACAAGAACCACCTGATGCCACGGGACGAATGCTTGAAGGCATACGGGAACGTGACCTCGAACCCGTTGCTTCCGTTCGAAAGCTGTGCTACTCTGGAGGTCCGTGAAACTTATCATTCCTGGCAGTTTCCCGGCATTCCGGTGCAGAAGTTTAATAGCCGAAGCTGTCAGTTCACCATTTTGGGGCTCTCGATGAGGGAGTTTCATGACGGGGAACTTCTGGTGTTCGTTCGCGTTGCCCCTGTTCTAGAGTGGATCGAACGGATTGTGTGGGCGAAGGAAATTGAGGAAAGCAGAGCGGCTGAAACTACCACTTCACGTAGCATTCCGCTGGAAACAACAGCAGCACCTTCGAGGACGTCTGTCATGAGTCTGGTCAGGAAAAGGCGACCGCAAAACTAG